A DNA window from Pyrus communis chromosome 3, drPyrComm1.1, whole genome shotgun sequence contains the following coding sequences:
- the LOC137729851 gene encoding uncharacterized protein — protein MKVRVVCRKVYDYIRYDLKEIAFPSSLPDPPHIKKRRKLTMHEWFLVLKEASRLYAASWVRDVGPELRPNDYKNKESEDGPGGAQRTAKEKEPSTLEDLAVAARGGMETLKPALQRVYMTRASAYRDALQSFIHGYQEGIQQVMERKAKDSKSEQESDKSA, from the exons ATGAAGGTCAGGGTGGTGTGTCGGAAAGTGTATGATTACATACGTTATGATCTGAAAGAGATTGCATTTCCATCTTCGCTGCCGGACCCTCCTCATATCAAGAAGCGCCGTAAGCTCACCATGCATGAGTGGTTCTTG GTGTTGAAGGAGGCTTCTAGGCTTTATGCTGCCAGCTGGGTGCGGGATGTTGGTCCTGAACTGCGACCTAATGATTATAAGAATAAAGAGAGTGAAGATGGACCTGGTGGAGCACAGAGAACGGCTAAAGAGAAAGAACCCTCAACCTTAGAGGATCTTG cTGTGGCTGCGAGGGGAGGAATGGAGACATTAAAGCCTGCTCTGCAGCGGGTGTACATGACAAGAGCGTCTGCATATAGAGATGCTCTTCAAAGTTTTATACATGGGTACCAAGAAGGCATCCAGCAGGTCATGGAGAGAAAGGCAAAAGATTCTAAATCTGAACAAGAAAGTGATAAATCTGCGTAA
- the LOC137728093 gene encoding uncharacterized protein — MTTWKLIEDVTLCEYWVHITHDSITGNERDKREMWSKITKAFCDVHGKDARSSQGRWKKLNASFTCWKNAISHASGNLRSGTSLVDQTIQAQPFYNAKIDNKSFSKWECWQIVKDCPRYRIVATGPKVVMHGMGLHSSLEVDTPEQEEDTTAQEEDTFEEVPVTQATSRSLRPQGKKTAKKKGSSSKNDYTKYMDGLARQGELNMAREAARDEERATVMAAILTATERRDAAAERQREIVN; from the exons atgactacaTGGAAGCTCATCGAAGATGTTACGTTATGTGAATACTGGGTTCACATTACTCATGActcgattacgggtaatgagagggataagcgagaaatgtggagtaaaattacgaaagcgttttgcgatgtacatggaaaagacgcCAGAAGTagtcaaggtcgttggaaaaaactcaacgcatcctttacttgttggaagaACGCTATCTCTCATGCTTCCGGTaatctgcgtagtgggacaagtttagtgGATCAg ACAATACAAGCACAACCATTCTACAATGCGAAGATCGACAACAAATCATTCagcaaatgggaatgttggcaaattgtcaaagattgccccaGATACAGAATTGTGGCAACCGGCCCaaaagttgtcatgcacggcaTGGGTCTACATAGTTCACTAGAAGTAGACACGCCCGAACAGGAAGAAGACACAACCGCACAGGAAGAAGACACATTTGAAGAAGTGCCAGTGACCCAGGCGACTAGTCGGTCCCtaaggcctcaaggtaagaagacggcaaagaaaaaagggagttcttccaaaaatgactacacaaAATATATGGACGGACTTGCGCGccaaggtgaactgaacatggcGCGGGAAGCGGCTAGGGATGAGGAAAGAGCTACTGTTATGGCAGCAATATTAACAGCTACTGAGAGACGTGATGCAgcggctgagagacaaagagaaatagttaattga
- the LOC137729506 gene encoding probable protein S-acyltransferase 23 isoform X2, producing MASSEIEVVSSEPNTQKNPAEVSVLDVFSASAYGDFQKLRKFVEQDGASLSKPDVHGYYALHWAALNNFPDIAHYIIQHGCDVNATDNVQRTALHWAAVQGAIAAADVLLQNGARVEAADVHGYRAVHVATQYGQTSFLNHIVAIYHADFDAPDNEGRSPLHWAADKDFADTVRLLLFRDACQGRQDKEGCTPLHWAALRGNVEACTVLVYAGSKKELTVKDNAGFTPVQIASDKGHQRVALFLANQQRAHRNCWRDKFCIGKMADVGCAPVLLCIIVFQTVLFMNSVLAAPHLTKVTAAVGLWGWAAISLAVGSLIMFYRCSSKDPGYIKGAGDFSSPINTEILRPVRSKHCPTCNRCVEQFDHHCPWISNCVGKRNKRDFFIFIWLRSLTSLISTAVAVQRIWSALPGLQTEETWICRVVVQYPSIVAFLFVDIIILIYATTLTTAQATQIARNITTNELVNANRYGYLRGPDGRFQNPYNHGCRKNCSDFLIQGHTDDDEIAWSPLQQVAS from the exons ATGGCTTCTTCAGAGATAGAGGTGGTGTCATCGGAACCAAATACCCAGAAAAACCCTGCGGAGGTGTCCGTGCTCGACGTCTTCTCTGCTTCTGCTTATGGTGATTTTCAGAAACTAAGAAAGTTCGTCGAGCAAGATGGTGCCTCTCTCTCCAAGCCAGACGTCCATGGCTACTACGCCCTCCATTGGGCTGCTCTCAATAACTTCCCCGATATCGCTCACTACATAATTCAG CATGGCTGCGATGTCAATGCGACTGACAATGTACAGCGGACAGCATTGCATTGGGCAGCTGTGCAGGGTGCAATTGCGGCGGCGGATGTGCTCTTGCAGAATGGAGCTAGGGTTGAGGCAGCTGATGTACATGGCTACCGG GCAGTTCACGTTGCTACTCAATATGGGCAAACATCTTTTTTGAATCACATTGTTGCAATATATCATGCTGATTTTGATGCCCCTGATAATGAGGGGAGGAGTCCTCTTCATTG GGCCGCAGATAAAGATTTTGCAGATACAGTTAGATTGCTTCTGTTTAGAGATGCATGCCAAGGGAGACAAGATAAAGAAG GTTGTACCCCTTTGCACTGGGCTGCTTTAAGGGGGAACGTGGAGGCTTGCACTGTGCTTGTCTATGCTGGCTCTAAGAAGGAATTAACGGTCAAAGACAATGCTGGTTTTACTCCTGTTCAGATTGCATCTGATAAAGGTCATCAGCGTGTCGCTCTCTTCCTT GCTAACCAGCAGCGGGCTCATAGAAACTGCTGGAGAGACAAATTTTGCATTGGGAAGATGGCGGATGTTGGTTGCGCACCTGTTTTGTTGTGTATAATAGTCTTTCAGACAGTTCTCTTTATGAACTCAGTCCTCGCAG CTCCTCATCTGACAAAGGTTACTGCTGCTGTCGGTCTCTGGGGATGGGCTGCCATTTCATTAGCAGTGGGTTCCTTGATTATGTTCTACAGGTGCAGCAG TAAAGATCcaggttacatcaaaggagcaGGGGATTTCAGCAGTCCTATAAATACAGAG ATACTTAGACCTGTTCGCTCTAAACACTGCCCCACATGTAACCGATGCGTAGAACAGTTTGACCATCATTGTCCATGGATATCTAATTGTGTTGGAAAG AGAAACAAGCGGGATTTCTTTATATTTATCTGGTTAAGATCTTTGACGTCACTCATTTCTACTGCTGTTGCAGTTCAAA GGATTTGGAGTGCATTGCCGGGATTGCAAACAGAAGAAACATGGATTTGCCGTGTGGTAGTTCAATATCCTAGTATTGTTGCTTTTCTGTTTGTGGACATAATCATTTTGATATATGCTACAACCCTAACGACGGCACAGGCAACTCAG ATAGCTCGAAATATCACCACCAATGAATTGGTAAATGCTAATCGTTATGGGTATCTTCGCGGTCCAGATGGGCGGTTCCAAAACCCGTATAACCATGGGTGCAGGAAAAATTGTTCTGATTTTCTCATTCAGGGCCACACAGATGATGATGAAATTGCCTGGTCTCCATTGCAGCAGGTTGCCAGTTAG
- the LOC137729506 gene encoding probable protein S-acyltransferase 23 isoform X1 gives MASSEIEVVSSEPNTQKNPAEVSVLDVFSASAYGDFQKLRKFVEQDGASLSKPDVHGYYALHWAALNNFPDIAHYIIQHGCDVNATDNVQRTALHWAAVQGAIAAADVLLQNGARVEAADVHGYRAVHVATQYGQTSFLNHIVAIYHADFDAPDNEGRSPLHWAADKDFADTVRLLLFRDACQGRQDKEGCTPLHWAALRGNVEACTVLVYAGSKKELTVKDNAGFTPVQIASDKGHQRVALFLANQQRAHRNCWRDKFCIGKMADVGCAPVLLCIIVFQTVLFMNSVLAAPHLTKVTAAVGLWGWAAISLAVGSLIMFYRCSSKDPGYIKGAGDFSSPINTEDPLLNIALNNSSVWMGNWSQLCPTCKILRPVRSKHCPTCNRCVEQFDHHCPWISNCVGKRNKRDFFIFIWLRSLTSLISTAVAVQRIWSALPGLQTEETWICRVVVQYPSIVAFLFVDIIILIYATTLTTAQATQIARNITTNELVNANRYGYLRGPDGRFQNPYNHGCRKNCSDFLIQGHTDDDEIAWSPLQQVAS, from the exons ATGGCTTCTTCAGAGATAGAGGTGGTGTCATCGGAACCAAATACCCAGAAAAACCCTGCGGAGGTGTCCGTGCTCGACGTCTTCTCTGCTTCTGCTTATGGTGATTTTCAGAAACTAAGAAAGTTCGTCGAGCAAGATGGTGCCTCTCTCTCCAAGCCAGACGTCCATGGCTACTACGCCCTCCATTGGGCTGCTCTCAATAACTTCCCCGATATCGCTCACTACATAATTCAG CATGGCTGCGATGTCAATGCGACTGACAATGTACAGCGGACAGCATTGCATTGGGCAGCTGTGCAGGGTGCAATTGCGGCGGCGGATGTGCTCTTGCAGAATGGAGCTAGGGTTGAGGCAGCTGATGTACATGGCTACCGG GCAGTTCACGTTGCTACTCAATATGGGCAAACATCTTTTTTGAATCACATTGTTGCAATATATCATGCTGATTTTGATGCCCCTGATAATGAGGGGAGGAGTCCTCTTCATTG GGCCGCAGATAAAGATTTTGCAGATACAGTTAGATTGCTTCTGTTTAGAGATGCATGCCAAGGGAGACAAGATAAAGAAG GTTGTACCCCTTTGCACTGGGCTGCTTTAAGGGGGAACGTGGAGGCTTGCACTGTGCTTGTCTATGCTGGCTCTAAGAAGGAATTAACGGTCAAAGACAATGCTGGTTTTACTCCTGTTCAGATTGCATCTGATAAAGGTCATCAGCGTGTCGCTCTCTTCCTT GCTAACCAGCAGCGGGCTCATAGAAACTGCTGGAGAGACAAATTTTGCATTGGGAAGATGGCGGATGTTGGTTGCGCACCTGTTTTGTTGTGTATAATAGTCTTTCAGACAGTTCTCTTTATGAACTCAGTCCTCGCAG CTCCTCATCTGACAAAGGTTACTGCTGCTGTCGGTCTCTGGGGATGGGCTGCCATTTCATTAGCAGTGGGTTCCTTGATTATGTTCTACAGGTGCAGCAG TAAAGATCcaggttacatcaaaggagcaGGGGATTTCAGCAGTCCTATAAATACAGAG GATCCTTTGTTGAATATTGCTTTAAACAATTCCTCTGTATGGATGGGAAATTGGTCTCAACTTTGCCCCACTTGCAAG ATACTTAGACCTGTTCGCTCTAAACACTGCCCCACATGTAACCGATGCGTAGAACAGTTTGACCATCATTGTCCATGGATATCTAATTGTGTTGGAAAG AGAAACAAGCGGGATTTCTTTATATTTATCTGGTTAAGATCTTTGACGTCACTCATTTCTACTGCTGTTGCAGTTCAAA GGATTTGGAGTGCATTGCCGGGATTGCAAACAGAAGAAACATGGATTTGCCGTGTGGTAGTTCAATATCCTAGTATTGTTGCTTTTCTGTTTGTGGACATAATCATTTTGATATATGCTACAACCCTAACGACGGCACAGGCAACTCAG ATAGCTCGAAATATCACCACCAATGAATTGGTAAATGCTAATCGTTATGGGTATCTTCGCGGTCCAGATGGGCGGTTCCAAAACCCGTATAACCATGGGTGCAGGAAAAATTGTTCTGATTTTCTCATTCAGGGCCACACAGATGATGATGAAATTGCCTGGTCTCCATTGCAGCAGGTTGCCAGTTAG
- the LOC137729507 gene encoding auxin-induced protein 15A-like, with protein sequence MGIRVADIVLHHAKQIVRRHKRFQHFKYQFLYIPLASTITATTTLDVPKGCFAVYVGEEDEEKKRFVIPVSYLNHPSFQDLLSQAAEEFGFDHQVGGLRIPCSERHFTDLTFRLNIR encoded by the coding sequence ATGGGCATTCGTGTAGCAGACATTGTTCTTCATCATGCTAAGCAAATTGTCCGAAGACATAAGAGGTTTCAACATTTCAAGTACCAATTCTTATATATACCACTTGCATCGACAATAACAGCAACAACAACGTTGGATGTTCCGAAAGGCTGTTTTGCGGTTTATGTCGGAGAGGAAGACGAGGAGAAGAAGCGGTTTGTGATTCCGGTTTCCTACTTGAACCACCCTTCATTCCAAGATTTGTTGAGTCAGGCTGCCGAAGAGTTTGGTTTTGATCATCAAGTGGGTGGCCTTAGAATTCCTTGCAGTGAAAGGCATTTTACGGACCTCACTTTCCGTTTAAATATTAGATAA